A single region of the Streptomyces sp. NBC_01262 genome encodes:
- a CDS encoding ABC transporter substrate-binding protein, whose translation MLDRRSFLALSAATAAAGGLAACAKKSDTASSGSSGSSGGTITLGFSQVGSESGWRAANTQSVKDAAKAAGINLKFSDAQQKQENQISAIRNYIAQKVDVIAFSPVVVTGWDAVLKEAKAAGIPVVLTDRSVETSDSSLYVTLVGSDFEIEGERAAHLLEKVLADHKGAVKIAQLEGTTGAAPAIERAKGFKKVMDASDPTWKIVASQSGDFTRAGGKQVMAAFLQAHSDINVLFAHNDDMAIGAIQSIQAAGKKPGTDIKIVSIDGVHDGFVAMTKGQINAIAECNPLLGPQLMDIVKTVHAGKGSTLERWIKTKEGDYMAAQAAAALPTRKY comes from the coding sequence ATGCTCGACAGACGTTCCTTCCTCGCCCTGTCCGCCGCCACGGCGGCGGCCGGCGGACTCGCCGCCTGCGCCAAGAAGTCCGACACCGCCTCTTCCGGCAGCAGCGGCAGCAGCGGCGGCACGATCACCCTCGGCTTCTCCCAGGTCGGCTCGGAGAGCGGCTGGCGCGCGGCCAACACCCAGTCGGTGAAGGACGCCGCGAAGGCGGCCGGCATCAACCTCAAGTTCTCCGACGCGCAGCAGAAGCAGGAGAACCAGATCTCGGCGATCCGCAACTACATCGCCCAGAAGGTGGACGTCATCGCGTTCTCCCCGGTGGTCGTCACCGGCTGGGACGCCGTGCTGAAGGAGGCCAAGGCCGCCGGGATCCCGGTCGTCCTCACCGACCGCTCGGTGGAGACCTCCGACTCCTCGCTGTACGTCACCCTGGTCGGCTCGGACTTCGAGATCGAGGGCGAGCGCGCCGCGCACCTGCTCGAGAAGGTCCTCGCCGACCACAAGGGCGCGGTGAAGATAGCCCAGCTGGAGGGCACCACGGGTGCGGCACCCGCGATCGAGCGGGCAAAGGGCTTCAAGAAGGTCATGGACGCCAGCGACCCGACCTGGAAGATCGTGGCCAGCCAGTCCGGCGACTTCACCCGTGCCGGCGGCAAGCAGGTCATGGCGGCCTTCCTGCAGGCGCACTCCGACATCAATGTGCTGTTCGCCCACAACGATGACATGGCGATCGGCGCCATCCAGTCGATCCAGGCGGCCGGCAAGAAGCCCGGCACCGACATCAAGATCGTCTCCATCGACGGCGTCCACGACGGTTTCGTGGCGATGACCAAGGGTCAGATCAACGCGATCGCCGAGTGCAACCCGCTGCTCGGCCCGCAGCTGATGGACATCGTCAAGACGGTCCACGCCGGCAAGGGCTCCACCCTTGAGCGCTGGATCAAGACCAAGGAGGGCGACTACATGGCCGCCCAGGCCGCGGCGGCCCTGCCGACCCGCAAGTACTGA
- a CDS encoding LacI family DNA-binding transcriptional regulator encodes MADVATLAGVSHQTVSRVLGNHPNVREATRLTVLRAIEELGYRRNSSARALATRRTRTVGVVASDTTLFGPASTLFGLEEAARAEGYTVSTVSLRRLDGATLSGALEHLSDGGVEGVVVIAPHRPAVSALAELRYPFPVVTVEGGHDLDIPCVSVDQHLGARLATDHLLAAGHRTVWHVAGPEDWLEAGARTAGWRAALEAAGAAVPPMLTGDWSPLSGYRAGQELAGRAGRGMTAVFVSNDQMALGVLRAFREAGVRVPGDVALVGFDDIPESEFFAPPLTTVRQDFMAVGKRSIGLLTDRIEGRDPADGSGAARIVIEPQLIVRSSSSPSSL; translated from the coding sequence ATGGCCGATGTCGCCACCCTGGCGGGGGTCTCCCACCAGACCGTCTCCCGGGTGCTGGGGAACCACCCCAACGTCCGCGAGGCGACCCGCCTCACCGTGCTGCGCGCCATCGAGGAGCTGGGCTACCGCCGTAACTCCTCGGCGCGCGCACTGGCCACCCGCCGCACCCGGACCGTCGGGGTGGTGGCCTCCGACACCACGCTTTTCGGGCCGGCCAGCACGCTGTTCGGGCTGGAGGAGGCGGCCCGCGCCGAGGGGTACACGGTCTCGACGGTGAGCCTGCGCAGGCTCGACGGCGCGACGCTGTCCGGCGCCCTGGAGCACCTCAGCGACGGCGGGGTGGAGGGCGTGGTGGTCATCGCGCCGCACCGCCCGGCGGTGAGCGCGCTGGCCGAACTGCGGTACCCCTTCCCGGTGGTGACGGTGGAGGGCGGCCATGACCTGGACATCCCCTGCGTCAGCGTCGACCAGCACCTGGGCGCGCGGCTGGCCACCGACCACCTGCTCGCGGCCGGCCACCGTACGGTCTGGCACGTGGCCGGGCCCGAGGACTGGCTGGAGGCCGGGGCCCGTACGGCCGGCTGGCGGGCGGCGCTGGAGGCGGCGGGGGCCGCGGTGCCCCCGATGCTCACCGGGGACTGGAGCCCGCTGTCGGGCTACCGGGCCGGCCAGGAGCTGGCCGGCCGCGCGGGCCGCGGCATGACCGCGGTCTTCGTGTCCAACGACCAGATGGCGCTGGGGGTGTTGCGCGCCTTCAGGGAGGCGGGCGTACGGGTCCCCGGCGACGTCGCGCTGGTCGGCTTCGACGACATCCCCGAGTCGGAGTTCTTCGCGCCCCCGCTCACCACGGTCCGGCAGGACTTCATGGCGGTGGGCAAACGCAGCATCGGGCTGCTGACGGACCGGATCGAGGGCCGCGACCCGGCCGACGGATCCGGAGCGGCCCGGATCGTGATCGAACCCCAGCTCATCGTCCGCAGCAGTTCGTCGCCGTCGTCTCTCTGA
- a CDS encoding rhamnogalacturonan lyase B N-terminal domain-containing protein — translation MAEHKSPSPLRRLGRRRFIVGAGAAGIAVSAGAVIEGLASSAGAATFGYADDGKNYVINTGADLVLKVSHVNGDMTSLVYKGKEYQGYNGQNSHVESGLGASTVSITQTGSTILVKVVHGTLTHYYAARSGENNVYMWTNKADASFTATRYIVRVKPGTFPNADPDAWDSTTDKIIEAGDVWSKPDGSTRSKHYSGLRVMDYDYIGWKNSAAGMWMVRSNHEKASGGPFYRSLLRHYNDGGAGLYEILHYGENQTEAERFGLQGPYVLAFTPGGAAPSAKLYARNIDTSWVDGLGLKGWTAKSGRGRVAGVGLSGRDGAYTYTVGFANADAQYWTVANATTGGFSCAGMLPGTYTMTVYKGELAVHTAAVTVTAGGTTTLHTMAIANDPAAAGAIWRIGDWNGTPAGFKNAELLTRAHPSDKRAAVWTGDYTVGSSSAGSFPCYLWKDVNNGLLVYFKLTAAQAAAAHTLRIGLTTNFAGGRIQASVNDWTSRIPAAPTEPNTRTLTVGSYRGNNVTLTYSVPASAWQSDPGQYNVLKLTVVSGTSGSAYLSPGVSFDAIDLLA, via the coding sequence ATGGCCGAGCACAAGTCCCCCTCACCCCTCCGCCGCCTCGGGCGGCGCCGGTTCATAGTCGGGGCGGGAGCCGCGGGCATCGCGGTGAGCGCGGGCGCGGTCATCGAGGGGTTGGCGTCATCGGCGGGGGCGGCGACGTTCGGGTATGCGGACGACGGCAAGAACTACGTGATCAACACGGGCGCGGATCTGGTCCTCAAGGTCAGCCACGTCAACGGCGACATGACCTCCCTGGTCTACAAGGGCAAGGAGTACCAGGGCTACAACGGCCAGAACTCGCACGTGGAATCAGGCCTCGGCGCCTCGACCGTCAGCATCACGCAGACGGGCAGCACCATCCTGGTGAAGGTCGTGCACGGCACGCTGACGCACTACTACGCGGCGCGAAGCGGCGAGAACAACGTCTACATGTGGACGAACAAGGCGGACGCGTCCTTCACGGCGACCCGCTACATCGTCCGGGTCAAGCCCGGCACGTTCCCCAACGCGGACCCGGACGCGTGGGACTCGACGACCGACAAGATCATCGAGGCCGGTGACGTGTGGAGCAAGCCGGACGGCAGCACTCGCTCGAAGCACTACTCGGGCCTGCGCGTGATGGACTACGACTACATCGGCTGGAAGAACTCGGCGGCCGGCATGTGGATGGTCCGGAGCAACCACGAGAAGGCCTCGGGCGGCCCGTTCTACCGCTCTCTCCTCCGCCACTACAACGACGGCGGCGCGGGACTGTACGAGATCCTGCACTACGGCGAGAACCAGACAGAGGCGGAGCGCTTCGGACTCCAGGGCCCGTACGTGCTGGCGTTCACGCCGGGCGGGGCCGCGCCGTCGGCGAAGCTGTACGCGCGCAATATCGACACGAGCTGGGTGGACGGCCTCGGGCTGAAGGGCTGGACGGCGAAGAGCGGCCGCGGCAGGGTCGCGGGGGTCGGTCTGTCGGGGCGGGACGGCGCGTACACGTATACGGTCGGCTTCGCGAACGCGGACGCGCAGTACTGGACGGTGGCGAACGCGACGACCGGCGGATTCTCGTGCGCCGGGATGCTGCCGGGCACGTACACGATGACGGTCTACAAGGGTGAACTCGCCGTGCACACAGCCGCGGTGACGGTCACGGCGGGCGGCACGACGACACTGCACACCATGGCGATCGCCAATGACCCGGCCGCCGCCGGGGCGATCTGGCGGATCGGCGACTGGAACGGCACGCCGGCCGGCTTCAAGAACGCCGAACTGCTGACCCGCGCCCATCCGTCCGACAAGCGGGCGGCGGTGTGGACCGGTGACTACACGGTCGGCTCGTCATCGGCCGGATCCTTCCCCTGTTACCTCTGGAAGGACGTCAACAACGGCCTGCTGGTGTACTTCAAGCTGACGGCCGCGCAGGCCGCCGCGGCCCACACCCTGCGCATAGGGCTGACGACCAACTTCGCGGGCGGCCGCATCCAGGCCTCGGTCAACGACTGGACCTCGCGCATTCCGGCCGCGCCGACGGAGCCGAACACCCGCACCCTCACGGTGGGCAGCTACCGGGGCAACAATGTGACGCTGACGTACAGTGTGCCGGCCTCGGCTTGGCAGAGCGACCCGGGGCAGTACAACGTCCTCAAGTTGACCGTGGTGAGCGGTACTTCGGGAAGTGCCTACCTCAGCCCCGGGGTGTCCTTCGACGCGATCGACCTCCTCGCCTGA
- the alc gene encoding allantoicase: MTQIPRFTGDAQPYPGGDPYADYRGAELPFTGLVDLADRRLGAGVIAANDEFFAERENLLVPERAEFRPEHFGHKGQIMDGWETRRRRGTDADTPHPVDADHDWALIRLAAPGIVRGVLVDTAHFRGNYPQQVAVEGASAPLSASPDEVAAADWTELVPRTAIGGHAANGFAVSVERRFTHLRLRQFPDGGIARLRVHGEIVPDPAWLTALGTFDLVALENGGAAEDVSDRFYSSPVNPILPGKSRRMGDGWETRRRRDKGNDWVRYRLAAQALIRAVEIDTGYYKGNSAGWASLSARDGDTGDWSEILPRTRLQPDTVHRFLVHAPAPATHIRIDTFPDGGIARLRLHGSLTASGAQRLADRWAALG; the protein is encoded by the coding sequence GTGACCCAGATACCCCGCTTCACCGGCGACGCCCAGCCCTACCCGGGCGGGGACCCCTACGCCGACTACCGCGGCGCGGAACTGCCCTTCACCGGCCTCGTCGACCTCGCCGACCGGCGCCTGGGCGCCGGCGTCATCGCCGCCAACGACGAGTTCTTCGCCGAGCGCGAGAACCTCCTCGTCCCCGAGCGGGCCGAGTTCCGCCCCGAGCACTTCGGCCACAAGGGCCAGATCATGGACGGCTGGGAGACCCGCCGCCGCCGCGGCACCGACGCCGACACCCCGCACCCCGTCGACGCCGACCACGACTGGGCCCTCATCCGGCTCGCCGCGCCCGGGATCGTACGCGGCGTCCTCGTCGACACGGCCCACTTCCGCGGCAACTACCCACAGCAGGTCGCGGTGGAGGGCGCCTCCGCCCCGCTGTCCGCCTCCCCGGACGAGGTCGCCGCGGCCGACTGGACCGAGCTCGTCCCCCGTACGGCCATCGGCGGCCACGCCGCGAACGGCTTCGCCGTCTCCGTCGAGCGCCGCTTCACGCACCTGCGCCTGCGCCAGTTCCCCGACGGCGGCATCGCCCGCCTCCGCGTCCACGGCGAGATCGTCCCCGACCCCGCCTGGCTCACCGCCCTGGGCACCTTCGACCTCGTCGCCCTCGAAAACGGCGGCGCCGCCGAGGACGTCTCCGACCGCTTCTACTCCTCCCCGGTCAACCCCATCCTCCCCGGCAAGTCCCGCCGCATGGGCGACGGCTGGGAGACCCGCCGCCGCCGCGACAAGGGCAACGACTGGGTCCGCTACCGCCTCGCCGCCCAGGCCCTCATCCGCGCCGTCGAGATCGACACCGGCTACTACAAGGGCAACTCCGCCGGCTGGGCCTCCCTCTCCGCCCGCGACGGCGACACCGGCGACTGGTCCGAGATCCTCCCCCGCACCCGCCTCCAGCCCGACACCGTCCACCGCTTCCTCGTTCACGCCCCCGCCCCCGCCACCCACATCCGCATCGACACCTTCCCCGACGGCGGCATCGCCCGCCTCCGCCTCCACGGCTCCCTCACGGCCTCGGGCGCGCAGCGTCTCGCCGACCGCTGGGCCGCGCTGGGCTAG
- the allB gene encoding allantoinase AllB, whose protein sequence is MPEAVDTVLRSTRVVTPGGTRPAAVAVTGGTITAVWAYEAEIPPGATLVDLGDDALLPGLVDTHVHINDPGRTEWEGFETATRAAAAGGVTTLIDMPLNSIPPTTTTAHLDIKRDTALGKVHTDIGFWGGAVPGNVKDLQPLHDAGVFGFKCFLLHSGVDEFPALGPAELAEAMTEIARFDGLLIVHAEDPHLIDSAPQPEGRKYADFLASRPRDAENTAIDGLIALAKRLDCRVHVLHLSSAEALPLIAAAKREGVRLTVESCPHYLTLTAEEVPDGATEFKCCPPIREAVNQDALWDGLIDGTIDCVVSDHSPSTADLKHFDTGDFGQAWGGISSLQLGLPAIWTEARRRGRTLDDVVRWMAAAPAALAGLTGRKGAIAPGHDADFAVLAPDETFTVDPAALHHRNQVTAYAGRTLTGVVRGTWLRGQRIADHGRPTTGPSGTFIERETR, encoded by the coding sequence ATGCCCGAGGCAGTCGACACCGTCCTGCGCTCGACCCGGGTCGTGACGCCCGGGGGGACCCGCCCGGCGGCGGTCGCCGTCACCGGTGGCACGATCACCGCCGTATGGGCGTACGAAGCCGAGATCCCGCCCGGCGCGACGCTCGTGGACCTCGGCGACGACGCCCTGCTGCCCGGCCTGGTCGACACCCACGTCCACATCAACGACCCGGGCCGCACCGAGTGGGAGGGCTTCGAGACCGCCACCCGCGCGGCCGCCGCCGGGGGCGTCACGACGCTGATCGACATGCCGCTCAACAGCATCCCGCCCACCACGACCACCGCCCACCTGGACATCAAGCGCGACACCGCGCTCGGCAAGGTCCACACCGACATCGGCTTCTGGGGCGGGGCCGTGCCCGGCAACGTCAAGGACCTCCAGCCGCTGCACGACGCCGGGGTCTTCGGCTTCAAGTGCTTCCTGCTGCACTCCGGCGTCGACGAGTTCCCCGCCCTCGGCCCCGCCGAACTGGCGGAGGCGATGACCGAGATCGCCCGCTTCGACGGCCTCCTCATCGTCCACGCCGAGGACCCGCACCTCATCGACAGCGCCCCCCAGCCCGAAGGCCGCAAGTACGCGGACTTCCTCGCCTCCCGCCCCCGCGACGCCGAGAACACCGCGATCGACGGCCTGATCGCCCTCGCCAAGCGGCTCGACTGCCGGGTCCACGTACTGCACCTGTCCTCCGCGGAGGCCCTTCCGCTGATCGCCGCCGCCAAGCGCGAAGGCGTACGCCTCACCGTCGAGAGCTGTCCGCACTACCTGACGCTGACCGCCGAGGAGGTCCCGGACGGCGCGACCGAGTTCAAGTGCTGCCCGCCGATCCGCGAGGCCGTCAACCAGGACGCGCTGTGGGACGGGCTGATCGACGGCACGATCGACTGCGTCGTCTCCGACCACTCGCCCTCCACCGCCGACCTCAAGCACTTCGACACCGGCGACTTCGGCCAGGCCTGGGGCGGCATCTCCTCCCTCCAGCTCGGCCTGCCCGCCATCTGGACCGAGGCCCGCCGCCGTGGCCGCACCCTGGACGACGTCGTCCGCTGGATGGCCGCCGCCCCGGCCGCCCTCGCTGGCCTGACCGGGCGCAAGGGCGCCATCGCCCCCGGCCACGACGCCGACTTCGCCGTCCTCGCCCCCGACGAGACCTTCACCGTCGACCCGGCCGCCCTCCACCACCGCAACCAGGTCACCGCCTACGCCGGCCGCACCCTCACCGGCGTCGTACGCGGCACCTGGCTGCGCGGGCAGCGGATCGCCGACCACGGCCGCCCCACGACCGGCCCCTCGGGCACATTCATCGAACGGGAGACCAGGTGA
- a CDS encoding IclR family transcriptional regulator, producing the protein MSSDRAGGVQSLERAFDLLERMADAGGEVGLSELSASSGLPLPTIHRLMRTLVDCGYVRQQANRRYALGPRLIRLGESASRLLGTWARPYLAELVEATGETANMALLDGDEVVYVAQVPSRHSMRMFTEVGRRVLPHSTGVGKALLAQVAPEEVRALLARTGMPAATERTITEPDEFLAELERIRTLGYAVDDNEQEVGVRCLAVTVPDSPTAAAISISGPAGRVTEAATDKIVPVLQDVARQLSAALASNALS; encoded by the coding sequence GTGTCGTCAGACCGCGCAGGGGGTGTCCAGTCCCTTGAACGAGCCTTCGACCTGCTGGAGCGGATGGCCGACGCGGGCGGCGAGGTCGGCCTGAGCGAGCTGTCGGCCAGCAGCGGCCTGCCGCTCCCCACCATCCACCGCCTCATGCGCACCCTCGTGGACTGCGGCTACGTACGCCAGCAGGCCAACCGCCGCTACGCGCTCGGCCCCCGCCTCATCCGGCTCGGCGAGAGCGCCTCCCGCCTGCTGGGCACCTGGGCCCGCCCCTACCTGGCGGAGCTGGTCGAGGCGACCGGCGAGACGGCGAACATGGCGCTGCTGGACGGCGACGAGGTGGTCTACGTCGCCCAGGTGCCCTCGCGGCACTCGATGCGGATGTTCACCGAGGTCGGGCGGCGCGTGCTGCCGCACTCCACGGGCGTCGGCAAGGCGCTGCTCGCGCAGGTGGCGCCGGAGGAGGTACGGGCGCTGCTCGCGCGCACCGGCATGCCGGCCGCGACCGAGCGGACGATCACCGAGCCGGACGAGTTCCTGGCCGAGCTGGAGCGGATCCGTACCCTCGGCTACGCGGTCGACGACAACGAGCAGGAGGTCGGGGTCCGCTGCCTCGCGGTCACCGTCCCCGACTCCCCCACCGCCGCCGCGATCTCCATCTCCGGCCCGGCCGGACGGGTCACCGAGGCCGCGACCGACAAGATCGTCCCCGTCCTGCAGGACGTGGCCCGCCAGCTCTCCGCCGCCCTGGCCAGCAACGCCCTGTCCTAG
- a CDS encoding DUF5955 family protein: MDPRVEALRAAVARLHRELAGYRAELPDRWAAEEELSALAAETAVGEPEMERLRRSLLVIAGALGSVSALGSAVTEVRRAIELFGGPPLGED; encoded by the coding sequence GTGGATCCGAGAGTCGAGGCCCTGCGTGCCGCCGTGGCCCGCCTTCACCGTGAACTCGCGGGTTACCGGGCGGAGTTACCGGATCGCTGGGCCGCCGAGGAGGAACTGTCCGCCCTGGCCGCCGAAACGGCCGTCGGCGAGCCGGAGATGGAGCGGCTGCGGCGCTCTCTTCTGGTCATCGCCGGGGCCCTGGGCTCCGTGAGCGCGCTGGGGAGCGCCGTCACGGAGGTGCGGCGCGCCATCGAGCTCTTCGGGGGGCCGCCTCTGGGCGAGGACTAG
- a CDS encoding nucleotidyltransferase family protein — translation MAHPDTARDTATAPIAGLLLAAGGGRRLGGRPKALLPYAGRPLVEHAARALRDGGCSPVRIVLGAAAEDVRGHADLTGYEVTVNPDWEQGMGSSLRAGLAALAGSGARAVIVALVDQPGIGAAAVARVAGTYGSPGSLAAAAYDGKRGHPILLGAEHWAGVAASAVGDQGARSYLKRHESRIRLVECGDIAAPADIDTPDDLRLLG, via the coding sequence ATGGCACACCCGGACACCGCCAGGGACACCGCCACGGCTCCGATCGCCGGTCTGCTGCTGGCCGCCGGCGGCGGCCGACGCTTGGGCGGGCGGCCCAAGGCGCTGCTCCCCTACGCCGGCCGGCCACTGGTCGAGCACGCGGCCCGCGCCCTGCGCGACGGCGGCTGCTCGCCGGTGCGCATCGTGCTGGGCGCCGCCGCCGAGGACGTACGCGGCCACGCCGACCTCACCGGGTACGAGGTGACCGTCAATCCGGACTGGGAGCAGGGCATGGGCTCCTCGCTGCGGGCCGGGCTGGCGGCGCTGGCCGGCAGCGGGGCGCGGGCGGTGATCGTGGCGCTGGTGGACCAGCCGGGGATCGGCGCGGCGGCGGTGGCGCGGGTGGCGGGGACGTACGGGTCGCCGGGGAGCCTGGCGGCGGCCGCGTACGACGGGAAGCGGGGGCATCCGATCCTGCTGGGGGCGGAGCACTGGGCGGGGGTGGCGGCGAGTGCCGTGGGCGACCAGGGGGCACGCTCCTATCTGAAACGGCACGAATCGCGGATCCGGCTCGTCGAGTGCGGGGACATCGCCGCGCCCGCCGACATCGACACCCCGGACGACCTGCGGCTTCTGGGGTGA
- the aceB gene encoding malate synthase A encodes MSAVVADTAPPVERSEEVLTDEALAFIAELHRRFAPRRAELLARRKERRDEIARTGTLDFLADTAPVRAGDWQVAGSPAALNDRRVEITGPTDRKMTINALNSGAKIWLADFEDASAPTWHNVIGGQINLIDAYERRIDFTSPEGKTYALRPDAELATVVARPRGWHLAERHLTVDGEPVPGGLVDFGLYFFHNAKRLIAKGKGPYFYLPKTESHLEARLWNDVFVFAQTYVGVPQGTVRATVLIETITAAFEMEEILYELRDHASGLNAGRWDYLFSIVKNFRDAGEKFVLPDRNLVTMTAPFMRAYTELLVRTCHKRGAHAIGGMAAFIPSRRDAEVNAVAFNKVKADKDREAADGFDGSWVAHPDLVPIARASFDAVLGDRPNQKDRLREDVHVEAAELLAIDSLDARPTYEGLRNAVQVGIRYIEAWLRGLGAVAIFNLMEDAATAEISRSQIWQWINAGVVFADSGDKATADLVRRLAADELAAIRAEVGDQAFAAGKWQQAHDLLLRTALDETYVDFLTLPAYEQLTG; translated from the coding sequence ATGTCAGCCGTCGTCGCGGACACCGCACCCCCCGTCGAGCGTTCGGAGGAGGTGCTGACCGACGAGGCCCTGGCCTTCATCGCCGAGCTCCACCGTCGCTTCGCACCCCGCCGGGCCGAACTGCTCGCCCGCCGCAAGGAGCGCCGCGACGAGATCGCCCGCACCGGCACCCTGGACTTCCTCGCGGACACCGCCCCGGTCCGCGCGGGAGACTGGCAGGTCGCCGGGTCCCCGGCGGCCCTCAACGACCGCCGGGTCGAGATCACCGGCCCCACCGACCGCAAGATGACCATCAACGCCCTCAACTCAGGCGCGAAGATCTGGCTCGCCGACTTCGAGGACGCCTCCGCCCCCACCTGGCACAACGTCATCGGCGGCCAGATCAACCTCATCGACGCCTACGAGCGCCGCATCGACTTCACCTCCCCCGAGGGCAAGACCTACGCCCTGCGCCCCGACGCCGAGCTCGCCACCGTCGTCGCCCGCCCCCGTGGCTGGCACCTCGCCGAGCGCCACCTCACCGTGGACGGCGAGCCGGTCCCCGGCGGCCTGGTCGACTTCGGCCTGTACTTCTTCCACAACGCCAAGCGGCTGATCGCCAAGGGCAAGGGCCCCTACTTCTACCTCCCCAAGACCGAGTCCCACCTCGAAGCCCGCCTGTGGAACGACGTCTTCGTCTTCGCCCAGACTTACGTGGGTGTGCCGCAGGGCACCGTGCGCGCCACCGTCCTCATCGAGACGATCACCGCCGCCTTCGAGATGGAGGAGATCCTCTACGAGCTGCGCGACCACGCCTCCGGGCTCAACGCGGGCCGCTGGGACTACCTCTTCTCCATCGTCAAGAACTTCCGCGACGCGGGCGAGAAGTTCGTCCTCCCCGACCGCAACCTGGTCACGATGACCGCCCCCTTCATGCGCGCGTACACCGAGCTGCTGGTGCGCACCTGCCACAAGCGCGGCGCCCACGCCATCGGCGGCATGGCGGCCTTCATCCCCTCCCGCCGCGACGCCGAGGTCAACGCGGTCGCCTTCAACAAGGTCAAGGCCGACAAGGACCGCGAGGCCGCCGACGGCTTCGACGGCTCCTGGGTCGCCCACCCCGACCTGGTCCCGATCGCCCGCGCCTCCTTCGACGCGGTCCTGGGCGACCGGCCCAACCAGAAGGACCGGCTCCGCGAGGACGTCCACGTCGAGGCCGCCGAGCTGCTCGCCATCGACTCCCTGGACGCCCGGCCGACGTACGAGGGCCTGCGCAACGCCGTCCAGGTCGGCATCCGCTACATCGAGGCCTGGCTGCGCGGCCTGGGCGCCGTCGCCATCTTCAACCTCATGGAGGACGCGGCCACCGCCGAGATCTCCCGCTCCCAGATCTGGCAGTGGATCAACGCGGGCGTCGTCTTCGCCGACAGCGGCGACAAGGCGACCGCCGATCTCGTCCGCCGCCTCGCCGCCGACGAACTCGCCGCCATCCGCGCCGAGGTCGGCGACCAGGCCTTCGCGGCGGGCAAGTGGCAGCAGGCCCACGACCTGCTGCTCAGGACCGCGCTGGACGAGACGTACGTCGACTTCCTGACGCTGCCCGCGTACGAGCAGCTGACGGGCTGA
- a CDS encoding PP2C family protein-serine/threonine phosphatase, whose product MGRAEQDVVRRVRFLPAALLLGGAALDWVTPPEFSATALYSVAPMVAAPLLSLRATVLTGIGACAADAALLAHFGFLGDAGGMTELASIASISVVAVVINRLLHIRDLRVRSARGIAAAVQRAVLPQPPERIGPLRIAVRYEAAQEDAQIGGDLYAVQDTPYGVRCLIGDVRGKGLDAVETVTVLLGTFRDAADHEPTLSRLAARLERTLHREGERRAGLDTLEGFTTAVLAEFPPGGDAIRLLNRGHPPPLLLTADGSARFAEPSRNALPLGLGALVAGSDSNPDSDPVDTFPFPPGSVLLLHTDGVTEARDTAGGFYDPVAGLAGRCFDGPGELLDALVDAVHRHTGRRGSDDMALLAVTRSRTVAPVPSVPSVV is encoded by the coding sequence GTGGGGAGAGCCGAGCAGGACGTGGTGCGCCGGGTGCGGTTCCTGCCCGCCGCGCTGCTGCTCGGGGGCGCAGCTCTGGACTGGGTGACACCGCCGGAGTTCAGTGCGACGGCTCTCTACTCGGTCGCGCCGATGGTCGCGGCGCCGTTGCTCTCGCTGCGCGCGACGGTTCTCACGGGCATCGGCGCCTGCGCGGCCGACGCGGCGCTGCTTGCGCATTTCGGTTTTCTCGGCGACGCGGGCGGCATGACCGAGCTCGCGTCGATCGCGTCGATCTCGGTGGTGGCCGTGGTCATCAACCGCCTTCTCCACATTCGCGACCTGCGCGTGCGTTCCGCGCGCGGCATCGCCGCCGCCGTGCAGCGCGCGGTGCTGCCGCAGCCGCCGGAGCGCATCGGCCCGCTGCGCATCGCCGTACGCTATGAGGCCGCGCAGGAGGACGCCCAGATCGGCGGCGACCTGTACGCCGTCCAGGACACGCCCTACGGAGTGCGCTGCCTCATCGGCGACGTACGCGGCAAGGGTCTGGACGCCGTCGAGACGGTGACCGTCCTGCTCGGCACCTTCCGGGACGCGGCCGACCACGAGCCCACGCTGAGCCGGCTCGCGGCCCGCCTTGAGCGGACCCTGCACCGCGAAGGGGAACGGCGGGCGGGCCTGGACACCCTGGAGGGGTTCACTACCGCCGTACTGGCCGAGTTCCCGCCCGGCGGCGACGCGATCCGGCTGCTCAACCGCGGCCATCCCCCGCCGCTGCTCCTCACCGCCGACGGCTCCGCCCGTTTCGCGGAGCCGTCCCGCAACGCCCTGCCGCTGGGCCTCGGCGCGCTGGTGGCGGGCTCGGACTCGAACCCGGACTCCGACCCCGTCGACACCTTTCCCTTCCCGCCGGGTTCCGTCCTGCTGCTGCACACCGACGGCGTCACCGAGGCCCGCGACACCGCGGGCGGCTTCTACGACCCGGTCGCGGGCCTGGCCGGGCGGTGCTTCGACGGGCCCGGCGAGCTGCTGGACGCCCTGGTCGACGCCGTCCACCGGCACACCGGCAGGCGGGGCAGCGACGACATGGCCCTGCTGGCCGTCACCCGGTCCCGGACGGTCGCGCCAGTCCCGTCGGTCCCGTCAGTCGTGTGA